Proteins encoded together in one Kitasatospora albolonga window:
- a CDS encoding alanine racemase, producing MALSLYVDTARWRAHQKSVLDQFPGLVPVCKGNGYGFGHERLADETIRFGSDTLAVGTTYEAARIKDWFSGDLLVLTPFRRGEEPVPLPDRVIRSVSSVDGVHALVGARVVIECMSSMKRHGVKEEELGLLHAAIEDVRLEGFALHLPLDRTDGSDAVEEVIGWMDRLRAARLPLHTMFVSHLRAEELARLQQQFPQTRFRARIGTRLWLGDHESTEYRGAVLDVTPVVKGDRFGYRQQKAASDGWLVVVAGGTSHGVGLEAPKALHGVMPRAKGVARAGLATVNRNLSPFVWAGKQRWFAEPPHMQVSILFVPSDAQEPRVGDELVAHLRHTTTQYDRLVDH from the coding sequence ATGGCGCTCTCCCTCTACGTCGACACCGCGCGCTGGCGGGCGCACCAGAAGTCCGTGCTGGACCAGTTCCCCGGGCTCGTGCCGGTCTGCAAGGGCAACGGCTACGGCTTCGGCCACGAACGGCTCGCCGACGAGACGATCCGCTTCGGCTCCGACACCCTCGCCGTGGGCACCACCTACGAGGCCGCCAGGATCAAGGACTGGTTCAGCGGTGACCTGCTCGTCCTGACCCCGTTCCGGCGGGGCGAGGAGCCCGTTCCGCTGCCGGACCGCGTCATCCGGTCCGTCTCCTCCGTCGACGGGGTGCACGCCCTGGTCGGCGCCCGGGTCGTCATCGAGTGCATGAGCTCGATGAAGCGCCACGGGGTCAAGGAGGAGGAGCTCGGGCTGCTGCACGCGGCGATCGAGGACGTACGGCTCGAAGGCTTCGCGCTGCACCTGCCGCTGGACCGCACCGACGGCTCGGACGCCGTCGAGGAGGTCATAGGGTGGATGGACCGGCTGCGCGCCGCCCGGCTGCCGCTGCACACCATGTTCGTCAGCCATCTGCGCGCCGAGGAGCTGGCCCGGCTCCAGCAGCAGTTCCCGCAGACCCGCTTCCGCGCCCGGATCGGGACCCGGCTCTGGCTCGGCGACCACGAGTCCACGGAGTACCGGGGGGCCGTCCTGGACGTCACCCCCGTCGTCAAGGGCGACCGGTTCGGCTACCGCCAGCAGAAGGCCGCGTCCGACGGCTGGCTGGTCGTCGTCGCGGGCGGTACGTCCCACGGGGTCGGCCTGGAGGCGCCCAAGGCGCTGCACGGGGTGATGCCGCGGGCCAAGGGCGTCGCACGCGCCGGTCTGGCCACGGTCAACCGCAATCTGTCGCCGTTCGTCTGGGCGGGCAAGCAGCGGTGGTTCGCCGAGCCGCCGCACATGCAGGTGTCGATCCTGTTCGTGCCCTCGGACGCGCAGGAGCCGCGGGTCGGTGACGAGCTGGTCGCCCATCTGCGTCACACGACCACGCAGTACGACCGGCTCGTCGACCACTGA
- a CDS encoding peptidoglycan bridge formation protein FemAB, protein MSLTLRTISREQHLAYIQSLPSASHCQVPAWADVKTEWRSENLGWFDKNGEIVGAGLVLYRQLPKIKRYLAYLPEGPVINWYAPNLDDWLQPMLAHLKQQGAFSVKMGPPVVIRRWDSAAIKSGIQDPDVKRLRDVEATHIEPRAFEVADRLRKMGWQQGEDGGAGFGDVQPRYVFQVPLANRSLEDVLKGFNQLWRRNIKKADKAGVEVVQGGYEDLAEWQRLYEITAVRDHFRPRPLSYFQRMWTVLNSEDPNRMRLYFARHNGVNLSAATMLVVGGHVWYSYGASDNIGREVRPSNAMQWRMLRDSYAMGATVYDLRGISDSLDENDHLFGLIQFKVGTGGEAVEYVGEWDFPLNKLLHKALDIYMSRR, encoded by the coding sequence ATGAGCCTGACCCTGAGGACCATCAGCCGAGAGCAGCACCTGGCCTACATCCAGAGCCTGCCCTCGGCCAGTCACTGCCAGGTCCCGGCGTGGGCTGATGTGAAGACCGAGTGGCGCTCGGAGAACCTGGGCTGGTTCGACAAGAACGGCGAGATCGTCGGCGCGGGCCTCGTCCTGTACCGCCAGCTCCCCAAGATCAAGCGCTACCTGGCCTACCTGCCCGAGGGCCCGGTCATCAACTGGTACGCCCCCAACCTGGACGACTGGCTCCAGCCGATGCTCGCCCACCTCAAGCAGCAGGGCGCCTTCTCCGTGAAGATGGGCCCGCCGGTGGTCATCCGGCGCTGGGACTCGGCGGCCATCAAGTCCGGCATCCAGGACCCGGACGTGAAGCGCCTGCGCGACGTCGAGGCCACCCACATCGAGCCGCGCGCCTTCGAGGTGGCGGACCGGCTGCGGAAGATGGGCTGGCAGCAGGGCGAGGACGGCGGTGCCGGATTCGGGGACGTACAGCCCCGTTATGTCTTCCAGGTGCCGCTGGCCAACCGCTCCCTGGAGGACGTCCTCAAGGGCTTCAACCAGCTGTGGCGCCGCAACATCAAGAAGGCCGACAAGGCCGGCGTCGAGGTCGTCCAGGGCGGTTACGAGGACCTGGCCGAGTGGCAGCGGCTCTACGAGATCACGGCCGTCCGCGACCACTTCCGGCCGCGCCCGCTCTCGTACTTCCAGCGTATGTGGACGGTCCTCAACTCCGAGGACCCCAACCGGATGCGGCTCTACTTCGCCCGGCACAACGGGGTGAACCTCTCCGCCGCCACGATGCTCGTCGTCGGCGGGCACGTCTGGTACTCCTACGGCGCCTCCGACAACATCGGGCGCGAGGTCCGGCCGTCGAACGCCATGCAGTGGCGGATGCTGCGCGACAGCTACGCGATGGGCGCCACCGTCTACGACCTGCGCGGCATCAGCGACTCGCTGGACGAGAACGACCACCTCTTCGGCCTGATCCAGTTCAAGGTCGGCACGGGCGGCGAGGCCGTCGAGTACGTCGGCGAGTGGGACTTCCCGCTCAACAAGCTGCTCCACAAGGCGCTCGACATCTATATGTCGCGCCGCTGA
- a CDS encoding 30S ribosomal protein S6: protein MRHYEVMVILDPDLEERAVSPLIENFLSVVREGNGKVEKVDTWGRRRLAYEIKKKPEGIYSVIDLQAEPAVVKELDRQMNLNESVLRTKVLRPEIH, encoded by the coding sequence ATGCGTCACTACGAGGTGATGGTCATCCTCGACCCCGATCTCGAGGAGCGAGCAGTCTCCCCGCTGATCGAGAACTTCCTCTCCGTCGTCCGTGAGGGCAACGGAAAGGTGGAGAAGGTCGACACCTGGGGCCGTCGTCGGCTCGCTTACGAGATCAAGAAGAAGCCCGAGGGCATCTACTCGGTCATCGACCTGCAGGCCGAGCCTGCGGTCGTCAAGGAGCTCGACCGCCAGATGAACCTGAACGAGTCGGTCCTCCGGACCAAGGTCCTCCGTCCCGAGATCCACTGA
- a CDS encoding single-stranded DNA-binding protein — translation MAGETVITVVGNLVDDPELRFTPSGAAVAKFRVASTPRIFDRQTNEWKDGEGLFLTCSVWRQAAENVAESLQRGMRVVVQGRLKQRSYEDREGVKRTVYELDVEEVGPSLKNATAKVTKTTGRGGQGGQGGYGGGQQGGGNWGGGPGGGGQQGGGGAPADDPWATGAPAGGPQGGGQQGGGSNWGGSPGGSGGGYSDEPPF, via the coding sequence ATGGCAGGCGAGACCGTCATCACGGTCGTCGGCAATCTCGTCGACGACCCCGAGCTGCGCTTCACCCCGTCCGGTGCGGCGGTCGCGAAGTTCCGTGTCGCGTCCACTCCCCGCATCTTCGACCGGCAGACCAATGAGTGGAAGGACGGCGAGGGCCTGTTCCTCACCTGCTCGGTCTGGCGTCAGGCGGCGGAGAACGTCGCGGAATCGCTCCAGCGAGGCATGCGCGTCGTCGTGCAGGGCCGGCTGAAGCAGCGGTCCTACGAGGACCGTGAGGGCGTCAAGCGCACGGTCTACGAGCTGGACGTCGAGGAAGTCGGCCCCAGCCTCAAGAACGCCACGGCCAAGGTCACCAAGACCACCGGTCGCGGTGGTCAGGGCGGCCAGGGCGGATACGGCGGCGGCCAGCAGGGCGGCGGCAACTGGGGCGGCGGTCCCGGTGGCGGTGGCCAGCAGGGTGGCGGCGGTGCTCCCGCCGACGACCCGTGGGCGACCGGCGCTCCGGCAGGCGGTCCGCAGGGCGGGGGCCAGCAGGGCGGCGGGAGCAACTGGGGCGGAAGCCCCGGTGGTTCCGGCGGCGGCTACTCGGACGAGCCTCCCTTCTAG
- a CDS encoding 30S ribosomal protein S18 gives MAKPPVRKPKKKVCAFCKDKTQYVDYKDTNMLRKFISDRGKIRARRVTGNCTQHQRDVATAVKNSREMALLPYTSTAR, from the coding sequence ATGGCGAAGCCGCCTGTGCGCAAGCCTAAGAAGAAGGTCTGCGCGTTCTGCAAGGACAAGACCCAGTACGTGGACTACAAGGACACGAACATGCTGCGGAAGTTCATTTCCGACCGCGGCAAGATCCGTGCCCGCCGCGTCACCGGCAACTGCACGCAGCACCAGCGTGACGTCGCCACGGCAGTCAAGAACAGCCGTGAGATGGCGCTGCTGCCCTACACGTCCACCGCGCGATAA
- a CDS encoding 50S ribosomal protein L9: MKIILTHEVSGLGAAGDVVDVKDGYARNYLVPRGFAIRWTKGGEKDVAQIRRARKIHEIATIEQANEVKAKLEAVKVRLAVRSGDAGRLFGSVTPADIASAIKAAGGPDVDKRRVELGSPIKTLGGHQVSVRLHPEVAAKLGVEVVAA; the protein is encoded by the coding sequence ATGAAGATCATCCTCACCCACGAGGTCTCCGGCCTCGGTGCCGCCGGCGACGTCGTCGACGTCAAGGACGGGTACGCCCGCAACTACCTGGTTCCGCGTGGCTTTGCCATCCGCTGGACCAAGGGCGGCGAGAAGGACGTGGCGCAGATCCGCCGCGCCCGCAAGATCCACGAGATCGCGACGATCGAGCAGGCCAACGAGGTCAAGGCCAAGCTCGAGGCCGTGAAGGTCCGTCTGGCTGTTCGCTCCGGCGACGCCGGCCGTCTCTTCGGCTCGGTCACCCCGGCCGACATCGCCTCGGCGATCAAGGCCGCCGGTGGTCCCGACGTCGACAAGCGTCGCGTCGAGCTCGGTTCGCCGATCAAGACGCTCGGCGGGCACCAGGTGTCCGTCCGTCTGCACCCCGAGGTCGCAGCGAAGCTCGGCGTCGAGGTCGTTGCTGCCTAA
- a CDS encoding MATE family efflux transporter, producing MTSAPTTPRTGRRRHDREIVALAVPAFGALVAEPLFVMVDSAIVGHLGTPQLAGLGIAAALLMTAVSIFVFLAYATTAAVARRVGAGDLPAAIRQGMDGIWLALLLGAVVVALAIPSAPWLVDAFGASDTAAPYAITYLRISSFGIPAMLVVLAATGVLRGLQDTRTPLYVAIGGFTANGILNVVLVYGAGLGIAGSAWGTVIAQVGMAVAYLIVVVRGARRHGASLRPDAAGIRASARAGVPLLVRTLSLRAVLMIATAVAARLGDVDIAAHQIILSLWSLTAFALDAIAIAGQAIIGRYLGANDEKGAREACRRMVEWGIASGVVLGLLIMLARPIFIPLFTSDPAVKDTLLPALLVVAVSQPIAGVVFVLDGVLMGAGDGRYLAWAMLVTLAVFAPVALLVPALGGGLTALWWAMTLMMAVRLVTLWLRTRSGRWIVTGATR from the coding sequence ATGACCTCGGCTCCCACCACCCCCCGGACAGGCCGTCGACGGCACGACCGCGAGATCGTCGCCCTCGCCGTACCCGCGTTCGGCGCGCTGGTCGCCGAGCCCCTGTTCGTGATGGTCGACAGCGCCATCGTCGGCCATCTCGGCACCCCGCAGCTGGCCGGTCTCGGGATCGCGGCGGCCCTGCTGATGACCGCCGTGAGCATCTTCGTCTTCCTCGCCTACGCCACCACGGCCGCCGTCGCCCGGCGCGTCGGGGCGGGCGACCTCCCCGCCGCGATCCGCCAGGGCATGGACGGCATCTGGCTCGCCCTGCTGCTCGGCGCCGTCGTCGTCGCGCTCGCCATCCCCTCGGCCCCCTGGCTCGTCGACGCCTTCGGCGCGTCGGACACCGCGGCCCCGTACGCCATCACGTATCTGCGGATCTCCAGCTTCGGCATCCCCGCGATGCTCGTCGTCCTCGCGGCCACCGGTGTGCTGCGCGGCCTCCAGGACACCCGTACCCCGCTGTACGTCGCCATCGGCGGTTTCACGGCGAACGGCATCCTCAATGTGGTCCTCGTCTACGGGGCCGGGCTCGGCATCGCCGGATCGGCCTGGGGCACGGTGATCGCCCAGGTGGGCATGGCCGTCGCCTATCTGATCGTGGTCGTCCGGGGAGCCCGCAGACACGGCGCCTCCCTGCGGCCCGACGCCGCCGGTATCAGGGCCAGCGCCCGGGCGGGCGTCCCGCTCCTGGTCCGGACGCTGTCGCTGCGGGCCGTCCTCATGATCGCCACCGCGGTGGCCGCCCGGCTCGGTGACGTCGACATCGCCGCGCACCAGATCATCCTCTCCCTCTGGAGCCTGACCGCCTTCGCACTCGACGCCATCGCCATCGCGGGGCAGGCGATCATCGGCCGCTATCTGGGCGCGAACGACGAGAAGGGCGCACGCGAGGCATGCCGACGCATGGTCGAGTGGGGCATCGCCAGTGGTGTCGTGCTCGGGTTGCTGATCATGCTCGCCCGGCCGATCTTCATCCCGCTCTTCACCAGCGACCCCGCCGTGAAGGACACCCTGCTCCCCGCGCTCCTGGTCGTCGCGGTCTCCCAGCCGATCGCCGGGGTGGTCTTCGTCCTGGACGGCGTACTGATGGGAGCGGGCGACGGACGCTATCTCGCCTGGGCGATGCTGGTGACCCTCGCCGTCTTCGCCCCTGTCGCACTGCTCGTTCCCGCCCTCGGCGGCGGCCTCACCGCGCTCTGGTGGGCGATGACCCTGATGATGGCCGTCCGACTGGTCACTCTCTGGCTGCGCACCCGGTCGGGCCGGTGGATCGTGACCGGCGCGACCCGCTGA
- a CDS encoding replicative DNA helicase — protein sequence MSIPEPLDDPWTEAGPGDRLPVSRQRRGDRKGGREDRHDRGADEGWDVGAPAFERVPPQDLDAEQSVLGGMLLSKDAIADVVEIIKGHDFYRPAHETVYTAILDLYAKGEPADPITVAAELVKRGEITKVGGAPYLHTLVQSVPTAANASYYAEIVHERAVLRRLVEAGTKITQMGYAADGDVDEIVNSAQAEIYAVTEQRTSEDYLPLGDIMEGALDEIEAIGSRSGEMTGVPTGFTDLDALTNGMHPGQMIVIAARPAMGKSTLALDFARAASIKNNLPSVIFSLEMGRNEIAMRLLSAEARVALHHMRSGTMTDEDWTRLARRMPEVSAAPLYIDDSPNLSMMEIRAKCRRLKQRNDIKLVIIDYLQLMQAGGAKRSESRQQEVSDMSRNLKLLAKELEVPVIALSQLNRGPEQRTDKKPMVSDLRESGSIEQDADMVILLHREDAYEKESPRAGEADIIVGKHRNGPTATITVAFQGHYSRFVDMAQT from the coding sequence GTGAGCATTCCCGAGCCTTTGGACGACCCCTGGACCGAGGCCGGTCCCGGCGACCGTCTGCCTGTCTCCCGCCAGCGTCGCGGGGACCGCAAGGGCGGCCGCGAGGACCGGCACGACCGGGGCGCGGACGAGGGCTGGGACGTCGGCGCACCGGCCTTCGAGCGGGTGCCTCCCCAGGACCTGGACGCCGAGCAGTCCGTCCTCGGCGGCATGCTGCTGTCCAAGGACGCGATCGCCGACGTCGTGGAGATCATCAAGGGCCACGACTTCTACCGCCCGGCCCACGAGACCGTCTACACGGCGATTCTCGACCTCTACGCCAAGGGCGAGCCGGCCGACCCGATCACGGTCGCCGCCGAGCTGGTCAAGCGCGGTGAGATCACCAAGGTCGGCGGGGCGCCCTATCTGCACACGCTGGTGCAGTCCGTGCCGACCGCGGCCAACGCCTCGTACTACGCGGAGATCGTCCACGAGCGGGCGGTCCTGCGGCGGCTCGTCGAGGCCGGCACGAAGATCACGCAGATGGGATACGCGGCCGACGGCGACGTCGACGAGATCGTCAACTCCGCGCAGGCTGAGATCTACGCGGTCACCGAGCAGCGCACCAGCGAGGACTACCTCCCCCTCGGCGACATCATGGAGGGCGCGCTCGACGAGATCGAGGCCATCGGCTCGCGCAGCGGCGAGATGACCGGTGTCCCGACGGGCTTCACGGACCTCGACGCCCTGACGAACGGCATGCACCCCGGCCAGATGATCGTCATCGCGGCCCGTCCCGCCATGGGCAAGTCCACGCTGGCACTGGACTTCGCGCGCGCCGCGTCGATCAAGAACAACCTGCCGAGTGTCATCTTCTCCCTCGAGATGGGGCGCAACGAGATCGCGATGCGTCTGCTGTCGGCCGAGGCGCGGGTGGCCCTGCACCACATGCGGTCCGGCACGATGACGGACGAGGACTGGACGCGGCTCGCGCGCCGGATGCCGGAGGTCTCGGCCGCCCCGCTCTACATCGACGACTCCCCCAACCTGTCGATGATGGAGATCCGTGCGAAGTGCCGTCGGCTGAAGCAGCGCAACGACATCAAGCTCGTGATCATCGACTACCTCCAGCTGATGCAGGCCGGTGGGGCGAAGCGGTCCGAGAGCCGCCAGCAGGAGGTCTCGGACATGTCCCGAAACCTGAAGCTGCTGGCCAAGGAGCTGGAGGTCCCGGTGATCGCGCTCTCGCAGCTGAACCGTGGCCCCGAGCAGCGTACGGACAAGAAGCCGATGGTCTCCGACCTGCGTGAGTCCGGCTCCATCGAGCAGGACGCCGACATGGTCATCCTGCTCCACCGCGAGGACGCGTACGAGAAGGAGTCCCCGCGCGCGGGCGAGGCCGACATCATCGTCGGCAAGCACCGTAACGGCCCGACGGCCACCATCACCGTGGCCTTCCAGGGCCACTACTCCCGCTTCGTCGACATGGCGCAGACCTGA
- a CDS encoding peptide deformylase — protein sequence MSVRHERPRPVDRRARVLGRPVDTCPALPPEAERGSVRRITVVGEEVLSRPCREVTEFGTPELSALIDDMFLTMHVADGAGLAANQVGVGLRLFVYDCPDDYGIRHVGHIINPVLDLPDPGSRRLIDDFEGCLSVPGAGMAVPRPDRAVARGRDKDGSPLVIEGTGYFARCLQHETDHLLGHTYLDRLSKRDRKDALRQMADRSEDVFAQRAAKAARLER from the coding sequence ATGTCTGTTCGTCACGAACGGCCACGCCCCGTCGACCGCCGGGCCCGGGTGCTGGGCCGCCCGGTGGACACCTGTCCGGCTCTGCCGCCGGAGGCGGAACGGGGTTCGGTTCGCAGGATCACGGTGGTCGGTGAGGAGGTGCTGAGCCGCCCGTGCCGGGAGGTGACCGAGTTCGGGACTCCGGAGCTGTCGGCGTTGATCGACGACATGTTCCTGACCATGCATGTGGCCGACGGCGCGGGCCTGGCCGCCAACCAGGTGGGCGTCGGCCTGCGCCTGTTCGTGTACGACTGCCCGGACGACTATGGAATCCGGCATGTCGGTCACATCATCAACCCGGTTCTGGACCTGCCCGATCCGGGTAGCCGCCGCCTCATCGACGACTTCGAGGGCTGCCTGTCCGTACCCGGTGCGGGCATGGCGGTTCCTCGCCCCGATCGTGCTGTCGCTCGCGGTCGCGACAAGGACGGCAGCCCCCTCGTCATCGAGGGAACGGGTTACTTCGCCCGGTGCCTGCAACACGAGACGGACCACCTCCTCGGTCACACCTACCTCGACCGGCTCTCCAAGCGGGACCGCAAAGACGCGTTGAGGCAGATGGCGGACCGCAGTGAGGACGTCTTCGCTCAGCGCGCCGCCAAGGCCGCCCGTCTGGAGCGGTGA
- a CDS encoding ArsR family transcriptional regulator yields MTEDGVNAPDGRTADTGEELREHGVRTALLDLLAEVGTVTATEAASRLGYSSGLCSFHLRQLARHGYIEEAPRHGGRARPWRLRRHTPAADAPTVEEQFGNLARGLEDESWQRWLTQRDEASAEWRHDEAFSAVAYLTPEEMSRVADVIRRALAPYQDREQRPLARPDGARPVALITRLFPLLPHAADGVDQD; encoded by the coding sequence GTGACTGAAGATGGCGTCAACGCCCCGGACGGCCGGACAGCCGACACCGGCGAAGAACTGCGTGAGCACGGAGTCCGTACGGCCCTGCTGGACCTGCTCGCCGAGGTCGGTACCGTCACGGCGACCGAAGCCGCCTCCCGGCTGGGGTACAGCTCTGGCCTCTGCTCGTTCCACCTGCGGCAGCTCGCCCGCCACGGATACATCGAAGAAGCCCCCCGTCATGGGGGCCGCGCACGCCCCTGGCGTCTGAGGCGGCACACCCCCGCGGCCGACGCCCCCACGGTGGAGGAGCAGTTCGGCAACCTGGCCCGCGGGCTGGAGGACGAGAGCTGGCAGCGATGGCTGACCCAGCGGGACGAGGCGTCGGCCGAATGGCGTCACGACGAAGCCTTCAGTGCCGTCGCCTACCTGACACCCGAAGAGATGAGCCGGGTCGCGGACGTGATCCGGCGGGCCCTCGCGCCCTACCAGGACCGCGAGCAACGCCCCCTGGCCCGGCCCGACGGCGCTCGGCCGGTGGCCCTCATCACCCGGCTGTTCCCCCTGCTTCCCCATGCGGCGGACGGCGTGGATCAGGACTGA
- a CDS encoding argininosuccinate synthase has protein sequence MSKVLTSLPTGERVGIAFSGGLDTSVAVAWMRDKGAVPCTYTADIGQYDEPDIGSVPGRALAYGAEVARLVDCRAALVEEGLAALTCGAFHIRSGGRAYFNTTPLGRAVTGTLLVRAMMEDDVQIWGDGSTFKGNDIERFYRYGLLANPHLRIYKPWLDADFVTELGGRKEMSEWLLAHDLPYRDSSEKAYSTDANIWGATHEAKTLEHLDTGIETVDPIMGVRFWDPEVEIAAENVTIGFEQGRPVTIDGRKFETPVALVMEANAIGGRHGMGMSDQIENRVIEAKSRGIYEAPGMALLHAAYERLVNAIHNEDTLDNYYNEGRRLGRLMYEGRWLDPQALMIRESLQRWVGTAVTGEVTLRLRRGEDYSILDTSGPAFSYHPDKLSMERTEDSAFGPVDRIGQLTMRNLDIADSRAKLEQYAGLGMVGSTHPALIGAAQAASTGLIGAMPQGGAEAIASRGQDSGDDEMLDHAAMEFGTD, from the coding sequence ATGTCTAAGGTTCTCACCTCCCTGCCCACCGGCGAGCGCGTCGGCATCGCCTTCTCCGGCGGACTCGACACCTCCGTCGCGGTCGCGTGGATGCGCGACAAGGGCGCCGTCCCGTGCACCTACACCGCCGACATCGGCCAGTACGACGAGCCCGACATCGGCTCGGTGCCCGGGCGCGCGCTGGCGTACGGTGCCGAGGTCGCGCGGCTGGTCGACTGCCGTGCGGCGCTGGTGGAGGAGGGGCTGGCCGCGCTCACCTGCGGTGCGTTCCACATCCGCTCGGGCGGGCGTGCCTACTTCAACACCACGCCGCTCGGCCGTGCGGTCACCGGGACCCTGCTGGTCCGGGCGATGATGGAGGACGACGTCCAGATCTGGGGCGACGGATCGACGTTCAAGGGCAACGACATCGAGCGGTTCTACCGGTACGGCCTGCTCGCCAACCCGCACCTGCGGATCTACAAGCCCTGGCTGGACGCGGACTTCGTCACCGAGCTGGGCGGCCGCAAGGAGATGTCGGAGTGGCTGCTCGCCCACGACCTGCCCTACCGCGACAGCAGTGAGAAGGCGTACTCCACCGACGCCAACATCTGGGGTGCCACCCATGAGGCCAAGACCCTGGAGCACCTCGACACCGGCATCGAGACCGTGGACCCGATCATGGGCGTGCGGTTCTGGGACCCCGAGGTGGAGATCGCCGCCGAGAACGTGACGATCGGCTTCGAGCAGGGCCGCCCTGTGACGATCGACGGCAGGAAGTTCGAGACCCCGGTCGCCCTGGTGATGGAGGCGAACGCGATCGGCGGACGCCACGGCATGGGGATGTCGGACCAGATCGAGAACCGGGTGATCGAGGCCAAGAGCCGCGGTATCTACGAGGCCCCTGGGATGGCGCTGCTGCACGCGGCGTACGAGCGGCTGGTCAACGCGATCCACAACGAGGACACCCTGGACAACTACTACAACGAGGGGCGGCGGCTCGGCCGACTGATGTACGAGGGCCGCTGGCTCGACCCGCAGGCGCTGATGATCCGCGAGTCGCTGCAGCGCTGGGTCGGCACGGCGGTCACCGGGGAGGTGACGCTGCGGCTGCGGCGCGGTGAGGACTACTCGATCCTGGACACCTCGGGACCGGCTTTCAGCTACCACCCGGACAAGCTGTCGATGGAGCGCACCGAGGACTCCGCGTTCGGTCCGGTGGACCGGATCGGCCAGCTCACCATGCGCAACCTCGACATCGCCGACTCGCGCGCCAAGCTCGAGCAGTACGCCGGTCTCGGCATGGTCGGCTCGACCCACCCCGCGCTCATCGGTGCCGCCCAGGCGGCCTCGACCGGACTGATCGGCGCGATGCCGCAGGGCGGCGCCGAGGCCATCGCCTCGCGCGGCCAGGACTCCGGCGACGACGAGATGCTCGACCACGCGGCGATGGAGTTCGGCACCGACTGA
- a CDS encoding serine hydrolase, translated as MTSPSEELLPSTRRSLLHRIATAQREGRAPSLAAAVRREGRIAWSGGRTGQEGPFPDADTQYRIGSITKTFTAVLVLRLRDEGLLDLDDQVEKHLPGTGAGGATVFQLLGHSAGLGAEAPAPWWERTPGTLRPELADVLGERPQPHPAGHRFHYSNPGYTLLGSLVEAVRGVSWEEALRREILEPLGMDRTTYGPVAPYAEGWAVHPWADAVVSEPAEDLGLMAPAGQLWSTPADLLRFAGFLAEGDDRVLSAASVREMRTPAAPTEIGGSGYGLGLQIVKTETRTLFGHGGSLPGFVAGLWFSEQDDVAAVALANATSGLPAGTVAAELLSIVADAEPRIPEPWSPLPEVDEELLALTGIWHWGTHTFTLRLTGGRGLELRPLGGTGRGASFAPRPDGTWTGLDDYYAGEILRVVRRDDGSVDHLDLGSFAFTREPYEAGADVPGGLDPAGWRGTGG; from the coding sequence ATGACCTCTCCCAGTGAAGAACTGCTCCCCAGTACCCGGCGCTCCCTCCTCCACCGCATCGCCACCGCACAGCGGGAGGGCCGGGCGCCCTCTCTCGCCGCTGCGGTCCGGCGGGAGGGGCGGATCGCCTGGAGCGGGGGCCGTACGGGTCAGGAGGGGCCGTTCCCGGACGCCGATACGCAGTACCGGATCGGCTCGATCACCAAGACCTTCACCGCGGTCCTGGTCCTGCGGCTGCGCGACGAGGGGCTGCTCGACCTGGACGACCAGGTGGAGAAGCACCTCCCCGGCACCGGGGCGGGCGGGGCGACCGTCTTCCAACTGCTCGGCCACAGCGCCGGACTGGGCGCCGAGGCGCCCGCCCCCTGGTGGGAGCGGACCCCGGGGACCCTGCGGCCCGAACTCGCCGATGTGCTCGGCGAGCGCCCGCAGCCGCATCCGGCGGGTCACCGCTTCCACTACTCCAACCCGGGCTACACCCTGCTCGGTTCGCTGGTCGAAGCGGTGCGCGGGGTCTCCTGGGAGGAGGCGCTGCGCCGCGAGATCCTGGAGCCGCTGGGCATGGACCGTACGACCTACGGGCCGGTCGCACCGTACGCGGAGGGCTGGGCCGTGCACCCCTGGGCCGATGCGGTGGTGAGCGAGCCCGCCGAGGACCTGGGGCTGATGGCGCCCGCCGGTCAGCTCTGGTCGACCCCCGCCGATCTGCTGCGGTTCGCCGGCTTCCTGGCCGAGGGGGACGACCGGGTCCTGTCGGCCGCGTCCGTACGGGAGATGCGGACCCCCGCCGCCCCCACCGAGATCGGGGGCAGCGGATACGGTCTCGGTCTCCAGATCGTGAAGACGGAGACCCGTACCCTCTTCGGGCACGGGGGTTCACTGCCCGGATTCGTCGCGGGCCTGTGGTTCAGCGAGCAGGACGATGTCGCCGCGGTCGCTCTCGCCAACGCCACCTCGGGCCTGCCCGCCGGCACGGTGGCCGCCGAACTCCTGAGCATCGTCGCGGACGCGGAGCCGCGTATCCCGGAACCCTGGAGCCCGCTGCCGGAGGTCGACGAGGAACTGCTCGCCCTGACGGGGATCTGGCACTGGGGGACCCACACGTTCACGCTGAGGCTGACCGGGGGCCGGGGCCTTGAGCTCAGGCCGCTGGGCGGCACCGGTCGCGGTGCGTCCTTCGCGCCCCGGCCGGACGGCACCTGGACGGGCCTGGACGACTACTACGCGGGGGAGATCCTCCGTGTCGTACGCAGGGACGACGGCTCGGTCGACCACCTCGACCTCGGCTCGTTCGCCTTCACCCGTGAGCCCTATGAGGCGGGGGCGGATGTTCCCGGTGGGCTGGACCCGGCGGGCTGGCGGGGGACCGGCGGCTGA